One Azoarcus sp. DN11 DNA segment encodes these proteins:
- the map gene encoding type I methionyl aminopeptidase, translating into MSITIKTPDEIEKMRVAGRLAADVLDYIEPFVKPGVTTGELDRLCHDYMVNVQQTIPAPLNYAPPGYTPYPKSICTSINHQVCHGIPGEKALKKGDIVNLDITVIKDGYHGDTSRMFIVGGDGSILAKRLCQVTLECLWLGISVVKPGARLGDIGQIIQKHAEGNGFSVVREFCGHGIGAKFHEEPQVLHYGKAGSGPELKAGMTFTIEPMINAGKAAISELPDGWTIVTKDRSLSAQWEHTILVTETGVEVLTLSPGCPPAPALATQPPR; encoded by the coding sequence ATGAGCATCACCATAAAAACACCCGACGAAATCGAAAAAATGCGCGTTGCCGGCCGGCTCGCGGCGGATGTGCTCGACTACATCGAGCCCTTCGTCAAACCGGGTGTCACGACGGGAGAACTGGACCGGCTGTGCCACGACTACATGGTCAATGTGCAGCAGACGATTCCCGCCCCGCTCAACTATGCCCCCCCCGGTTACACGCCCTACCCCAAGTCGATCTGCACCTCGATCAACCATCAGGTGTGCCACGGCATCCCCGGCGAGAAGGCGCTGAAGAAGGGCGACATCGTCAATCTCGACATCACGGTGATCAAGGACGGCTATCACGGCGACACGAGCCGGATGTTCATCGTCGGCGGCGACGGTTCGATCCTTGCGAAGCGGCTGTGCCAGGTGACGCTGGAATGCCTGTGGCTGGGCATCTCGGTCGTGAAGCCGGGCGCGCGCCTCGGCGACATCGGGCAGATCATCCAGAAACATGCCGAAGGCAACGGTTTTTCGGTCGTCCGCGAGTTCTGCGGCCACGGCATCGGTGCCAAGTTCCACGAGGAGCCGCAGGTCCTGCATTACGGCAAGGCCGGCTCCGGCCCCGAGCTCAAGGCGGGCATGACCTTCACGATCGAACCGATGATCAACGCCGGCAAGGCCGCAATCTCGGAGCTCCCCGACGGCTGGACCATCGTGACGAAGGACCGCAGCCTGTCGGCGCAGTGGGAGCATACGATTCTCGTCACCGAGACTGGCGTCGAAGTGCTGACCCTGTCGCCGGGCTGCCCGCCGGCGCCGGCCTTGGCTACGCAACCACCCCGTTGA
- the tsf gene encoding translation elongation factor Ts, producing the protein MAEITASMVKELREKTDAPMMECKKALTEAAGDMGKAEEILRVKLGSKATKAASRVAAEGVVAINISADGKLGSILEINSETDFVAKNDEFLKLAADCASLVAERNPADVAALSALPLGDGTVDSVRTGLVGKIGENMTLRRFVRVEAKGRLASYIHGGSKIGVLLDLVGGDEQLAKDLAMHIAASKPKALDASGVAVELIESERRVAREKAAEDAAKSGKAIPEDILAKRVEGSVQKFLKEVTLLGQPFVKDDKLTVEALLKSRNASIASFSLYVVGEGIEKKVTDFAAEVAAQAAAAKK; encoded by the coding sequence ATGGCGGAAATCACCGCAAGCATGGTCAAGGAACTGCGCGAGAAAACCGACGCGCCCATGATGGAATGCAAGAAGGCTCTGACCGAAGCTGCTGGCGACATGGGCAAGGCGGAAGAGATCCTGCGCGTGAAGCTCGGCAGCAAGGCCACCAAGGCTGCGTCGCGCGTTGCCGCTGAAGGCGTTGTTGCGATCAACATCAGCGCCGACGGCAAGCTCGGCAGCATCCTCGAGATCAACTCGGAAACCGACTTCGTCGCCAAGAACGACGAGTTTCTGAAGCTGGCCGCCGACTGCGCATCCTTGGTCGCCGAGCGCAATCCGGCCGATGTTGCCGCACTCTCGGCCCTGCCGCTGGGTGACGGTACGGTGGATTCCGTGCGCACGGGTCTGGTCGGCAAGATCGGCGAGAACATGACCCTGCGCCGCTTCGTGCGCGTCGAAGCCAAGGGCCGCCTGGCGTCGTACATCCACGGTGGTTCGAAGATCGGCGTGCTGCTCGACCTCGTCGGCGGCGACGAGCAGCTGGCGAAGGACCTGGCGATGCACATCGCCGCGTCGAAACCGAAGGCCTTGGACGCTTCGGGCGTTGCGGTCGAGCTGATCGAGTCGGAGCGCCGCGTTGCACGCGAGAAGGCTGCCGAGGACGCTGCCAAGTCCGGCAAGGCGATTCCGGAGGACATCCTCGCCAAGCGCGTCGAAGGTTCGGTGCAGAAGTTCCTGAAGGAAGTCACGCTGCTCGGCCAGCCCTTCGTCAAGGACGACAAGCTCACCGTCGAAGCGCTGCTCAAGTCGCGCAACGCCTCGATCGCCAGCTTCTCGCTCTACGTCGTGGGCGAAGGCATCGAGAAGAAGGTGACCGACTTCGCCGCTGAAGTCGCCGCGCAAGCTGCGGCCGCCAAGAAGTAA
- a CDS encoding [protein-PII] uridylyltransferase, translating to MSVMSVDDFQAALAHAREHLTQGNARIRAAYDAHPATSTVLKGRAHLVDEAIIHLWRACAMPAEVALLAVGGYGRGELFPHSDVDLLVLLPAAADGPLQARISTLIGALWDVGLEIGQSVRTPDECLEAAEEDITVQTNLLEARLLEGNARLFDKFVQQYRAQLDVHAFYKAKQLEQENRYARFNDTPYALEPNCKESPGGLRDLQMLGWIARAAGLGRNWRDLARRRLITGAEASELRSIERFLQHVRIRLHYLTGRAEDRLLFDHQEKLARAFGIEATAAKRASEVFMQRYYVNAKKVTQTNTILLQNYGAEIFPNRGGAAFVINERFQAVRELLDIRSEDTFERNPSALLECFLLLQQRSELKGMTARTLRALWLNRTRINAAFRAAPANRALFLEILKQKRGIVHEFRRMNQYSILSHYLPAWRRIVGQMQHDLFHVYTVDQHILMVLRNMRRFTMGEHAHEYPLMTRLILGFDRHWLLYIAALFHDIAKGRGGDHSQLGMADAREFCEQHAVAAEDAELVVWLVAHHLTMSQVAQKEDTTDPDVIRRFADTMQTERRLTALYLLTHADIRGTSPKVWNGWKGKLLEDLFFATQRLLRGATPQQALGLDDRQEDARELLRYYGLRPGIEEALWTQLDAVYFMRHSAEEIAWHTRVLYFRPQGEEPVVKARVLEGEEGVQVMVFTPDQKDLFVRMTGFFGRLGFTILDAKVHTTRHGYALDSFILQDPGNAAHYRDVITLIEHELTARLTHPGAPDRPTQGRLSRQMKHFPITPQISIQPDEPGKHFILSLVAADRPGLLFSVAEVLVRHEIRLHTAKIATLGERAEDTFLISGGRLALEGQILQIERELLERLQV from the coding sequence ATGAGCGTCATGTCGGTGGATGATTTCCAGGCGGCGCTGGCGCATGCGCGCGAGCACCTCACGCAGGGGAACGCGCGCATACGCGCCGCCTACGACGCACATCCGGCGACATCGACGGTGCTCAAGGGCCGCGCCCATCTGGTGGACGAGGCCATCATCCATCTGTGGCGCGCTTGCGCGATGCCCGCGGAGGTCGCGCTCCTGGCGGTTGGCGGGTATGGTCGCGGCGAGCTGTTTCCCCACTCGGATGTGGACCTACTGGTGCTGCTGCCAGCCGCCGCAGACGGCCCCCTGCAGGCGCGCATCAGCACCCTGATCGGCGCGCTGTGGGACGTCGGCCTCGAGATCGGCCAGAGCGTGCGCACGCCGGACGAGTGCCTGGAAGCGGCGGAGGAAGACATCACCGTCCAGACCAATCTGCTCGAGGCGAGGCTGCTCGAAGGCAACGCCCGACTGTTCGACAAATTCGTGCAGCAGTACCGGGCGCAACTGGACGTGCACGCCTTCTACAAGGCGAAACAGCTCGAACAGGAAAACCGCTACGCGCGCTTCAACGACACGCCGTATGCGCTGGAACCGAACTGCAAGGAGAGCCCCGGGGGGCTGCGCGACCTGCAGATGCTGGGCTGGATCGCGCGCGCGGCCGGGCTGGGGCGAAACTGGCGCGACCTGGCGCGGCGGCGCCTGATCACCGGCGCGGAAGCAAGCGAGTTGCGCAGCATCGAACGCTTTCTGCAGCACGTGCGCATCCGCCTCCACTACCTGACGGGGCGTGCAGAGGATCGGCTGCTGTTCGACCACCAGGAGAAGCTCGCACGCGCCTTCGGCATCGAGGCGACGGCGGCAAAGCGCGCGTCCGAAGTGTTCATGCAGCGATACTACGTGAACGCCAAGAAGGTCACGCAGACCAACACCATCCTGCTGCAGAACTACGGCGCCGAGATCTTCCCCAACCGGGGGGGCGCCGCCTTCGTGATCAACGAGCGCTTCCAGGCGGTGCGCGAGCTGCTCGACATCCGCAGCGAGGACACCTTCGAGCGTAATCCTTCCGCGCTGCTGGAGTGCTTCCTGTTGCTCCAGCAGCGCTCGGAACTGAAGGGCATGACGGCGCGGACCCTGCGCGCCCTGTGGCTGAACCGCACCCGGATCAATGCCGCCTTTCGCGCCGCCCCCGCGAACCGGGCACTGTTCCTGGAGATCCTGAAGCAGAAGCGCGGGATCGTGCACGAGTTCCGCCGGATGAACCAGTACAGCATCCTGAGCCACTACCTGCCCGCGTGGCGCCGCATCGTCGGCCAGATGCAGCACGACCTGTTCCACGTCTACACGGTGGACCAGCACATCCTGATGGTCCTGCGCAACATGCGCCGCTTCACGATGGGCGAGCATGCGCACGAATATCCGCTGATGACGCGGCTGATACTGGGATTCGACCGCCACTGGCTGCTGTACATCGCCGCCCTCTTCCACGACATCGCCAAGGGGCGCGGGGGAGACCACTCGCAGCTGGGCATGGCCGACGCGCGGGAATTCTGCGAGCAGCACGCAGTGGCAGCGGAGGACGCCGAACTGGTCGTGTGGCTGGTCGCCCACCACCTCACGATGTCACAGGTCGCGCAGAAGGAGGACACGACCGATCCCGATGTCATCCGCCGGTTCGCCGACACGATGCAGACGGAGCGTCGCCTGACCGCGCTCTACCTGCTCACCCACGCCGACATTCGCGGCACGAGCCCGAAGGTGTGGAACGGCTGGAAGGGCAAGCTGCTCGAGGACCTGTTCTTCGCGACGCAACGCCTGCTGCGCGGCGCCACGCCCCAGCAGGCGCTGGGCCTCGACGATCGCCAGGAAGACGCCCGCGAACTACTGCGCTACTACGGACTGCGCCCGGGAATCGAGGAAGCGCTCTGGACGCAGCTCGACGCCGTCTATTTCATGCGCCATTCCGCCGAAGAGATCGCCTGGCATACGCGCGTGCTGTATTTCCGCCCGCAAGGCGAGGAGCCGGTAGTCAAGGCCCGGGTCCTCGAGGGCGAAGAAGGCGTCCAGGTCATGGTGTTCACCCCGGACCAGAAGGACCTCTTCGTGCGCATGACGGGCTTTTTCGGACGGCTGGGTTTCACGATTCTCGACGCCAAGGTGCATACGACGCGCCACGGCTATGCCCTCGACAGCTTCATCCTGCAGGACCCGGGCAATGCCGCGCACTATCGGGACGTCATCACGCTGATCGAGCACGAGCTGACCGCGCGTCTCACGCATCCAGGGGCGCCGGATCGCCCCACGCAGGGCCGGCTGTCCCGTCAGATGAAGCACTTCCCGATCACTCCGCAGATCAGCATCCAGCCGGACGAGCCGGGAAAGCATTTCATCCTTTCGCTCGTGGCCGCGGACCGCCCCGGCTTGCTGTTCTCGGTCGCCGAAGTGCTCGTGCGGCACGAAATACGCCTGCATACGGCGAAAATCGCGACGCTGGGCGAGCGCGCCGAGGACACCTTCCTCATCAGCGGCGGGCGCCTGGCGCTAGAAGGCCAGATCCTGCAGATCGAGCGCGAGCTGCTCGAGCGGCTTCAGGTCTAG
- a CDS encoding TIGR00645 family protein has translation MKKIESAFEHMLFASRWLMAPVYFGLIMALVVLLVKFAKEIWFLFSHIMSATGAEMIIGVLSLVDIALIMSLLIIIMFSGYENFVSKMEDLHTHTDRPEWMGHIGFSDQKIKLIGSIVAISGIELLKAFLNVDNVPDRHLAWMVGIHVTFLMSGVLYALMDRLQGKGH, from the coding sequence ATGAAAAAAATCGAATCCGCATTCGAACATATGCTCTTTGCCAGCCGCTGGCTGATGGCGCCCGTCTATTTCGGGCTGATCATGGCGCTGGTGGTGCTTCTCGTGAAATTCGCGAAGGAGATCTGGTTCCTCTTCAGCCACATCATGAGTGCAACCGGGGCGGAGATGATCATCGGCGTCCTGTCGTTGGTCGATATCGCGCTGATCATGAGTCTGCTGATCATCATCATGTTCAGCGGCTACGAGAACTTCGTCTCGAAGATGGAGGACCTGCACACCCATACGGATCGCCCCGAATGGATGGGGCATATCGGTTTCTCCGACCAGAAGATCAAGCTGATCGGTTCGATCGTGGCGATTTCGGGTATCGAATTGCTGAAGGCCTTTCTGAACGTCGACAACGTGCCGGATCGGCACCTCGCCTGGATGGTCGGCATCCACGTCACCTTCCTGATGTCGGGGGTGCTGTATGCGCTGATGGATCGCCTGCAGGGCAAGGGGCACTGA
- a CDS encoding phosphatidate cytidylyltransferase — protein sequence MLRTRVITALVLLGVLLGALFLLPPLGWLTFASLICGGAAWEWGGLGRFAITQRAMYAVLMGLACLLLGAFAGLGSAAGQAPIGLFGFYALSAIFWLAVAPFWLKRKWRLQGSAGTVLVGLIVLLPPALALAHLRLVNPWLLLAAIASVSVADISAYFAGRAFGRRKLAPEISPGKTWEGAGGAVAGVMMFGVLVALASSPEFARGTPIAVLLPLSAGFTAVSILGDLFESLLKRQAGVKDSGSLLPGHGGILDRIDSLTSTLPLVGLAALWFAT from the coding sequence ATGCTTAGAACCCGGGTAATTACCGCACTGGTGCTGCTCGGTGTCCTGCTGGGGGCGCTTTTCCTGCTGCCGCCCCTCGGGTGGCTGACGTTTGCCAGCCTGATCTGCGGCGGTGCGGCGTGGGAGTGGGGGGGGCTGGGACGGTTCGCGATCACGCAACGTGCGATGTATGCGGTGTTGATGGGCCTCGCGTGCCTGCTGCTCGGCGCCTTCGCCGGGCTTGGGAGCGCAGCGGGTCAGGCGCCGATCGGCCTGTTCGGTTTCTACGCGCTCAGCGCGATCTTCTGGCTTGCCGTGGCGCCTTTCTGGCTGAAGCGGAAATGGCGGCTGCAGGGAAGCGCCGGCACGGTCCTCGTCGGACTGATCGTCCTGCTTCCGCCGGCGCTCGCCCTCGCGCATCTGCGTCTGGTCAACCCCTGGCTGCTGCTTGCCGCGATTGCGTCCGTATCCGTCGCGGACATCTCGGCTTATTTCGCCGGGCGTGCATTCGGTCGCCGTAAGCTCGCGCCCGAGATCAGTCCGGGCAAAACCTGGGAAGGCGCCGGCGGCGCCGTCGCCGGGGTCATGATGTTCGGCGTGCTGGTCGCCTTGGCTTCGTCCCCGGAGTTTGCGCGAGGGACGCCGATCGCAGTGCTGCTCCCCCTGTCGGCCGGATTCACTGCCGTGAGCATCCTGGGCGATCTGTTCGAGTCCCTGCTCAAACGCCAGGCTGGCGTCAAGGACAGCGGTTCGCTGTTGCCGGGCCATGGGGGCATCCTGGATCGCATCGACAGCCTCACTTCAACCCTCCCGCTGGTCGGCCTCGCGGCCCTCTGGTTCGCAACCTGA
- the frr gene encoding ribosome recycling factor: protein MIAELKKTTEQKMHKSIEVLKADLAKVRTGRAHTGLLDHVTVEYYGSPVPINQVANVTLVDARTIGVQAWEKPMLAKIEKAIRESDLGLNPANMGEMLRVPMPALTEERRRDLTKVVRHEGETAKVAVRNLRRDANQQLKDAVKDKTISEDEERRAQDDIQKLTDRNIAEIDKLLAQKEQELMQI from the coding sequence ATGATTGCCGAACTCAAGAAAACGACCGAGCAGAAGATGCACAAGTCGATCGAGGTGCTGAAGGCCGACCTGGCCAAGGTGCGCACCGGTCGCGCACATACCGGCCTGCTCGACCACGTGACGGTCGAATACTATGGCAGCCCGGTTCCGATCAACCAGGTCGCCAACGTCACGCTGGTCGACGCCCGTACGATCGGCGTCCAGGCGTGGGAAAAGCCGATGCTGGCGAAGATCGAGAAGGCGATCCGCGAAAGCGATCTGGGCCTCAATCCGGCCAACATGGGCGAGATGCTGCGTGTGCCGATGCCGGCCCTGACGGAGGAGCGCCGTCGCGACCTCACCAAGGTCGTGCGCCACGAAGGCGAGACGGCGAAAGTGGCGGTGCGCAACCTGCGCCGCGACGCCAACCAGCAGCTCAAGGATGCGGTCAAGGACAAGACCATCTCGGAAGACGAGGAGCGCCGCGCCCAGGACGACATCCAGAAGCTCACGGACAGGAACATCGCCGAGATCGACAAGCTGCTCGCCCAGAAAGAGCAGGAACTGATGCAGATCTGA
- the rpsB gene encoding 30S ribosomal protein S2: MSVTMRQMLEAGIHFGHQTRFWNPRMAPYIFGQRNKIHIVNLEKTMVKYNEAMDFVRKLSANRGTIMLVGTKRQAREIIAEEARRAGMPFVDERWLGGMLTNFKTVKQSIKRLKEMEAMVEDGSIERLSKKEALMATREMDKLQKSIGGIKDMGGLPDALFVIDVGYHKIAITEAKKLGIPVVAVVDTNHSPEGINYVIPGNDDSSRAIRLYARGVADAVLEGRSQVLQDIVAAGSDEFVEVDESSSGEQA, translated from the coding sequence ATGTCTGTCACGATGCGTCAGATGCTGGAAGCCGGCATCCACTTTGGTCACCAGACCCGCTTCTGGAACCCGCGCATGGCCCCCTATATCTTCGGCCAGCGCAACAAGATCCACATCGTCAACCTCGAAAAGACGATGGTCAAGTACAACGAAGCGATGGACTTCGTTCGCAAGCTCTCCGCCAATCGCGGCACCATCATGCTGGTCGGCACCAAGCGCCAGGCTCGCGAAATCATCGCCGAAGAAGCCCGTCGCGCAGGCATGCCCTTCGTTGACGAGCGCTGGCTCGGCGGCATGCTCACCAACTTCAAGACCGTCAAGCAGTCGATCAAGCGCCTCAAGGAAATGGAAGCGATGGTCGAGGACGGCTCGATCGAGCGTCTGTCGAAGAAGGAAGCGCTGATGGCGACGCGCGAAATGGACAAGCTGCAGAAGTCGATCGGCGGCATCAAGGACATGGGCGGCCTGCCGGACGCGCTGTTCGTCATCGACGTCGGCTACCACAAGATTGCCATCACCGAAGCGAAGAAGCTGGGCATTCCCGTCGTCGCGGTGGTCGATACCAACCACTCGCCCGAAGGCATTAACTACGTGATTCCGGGCAACGACGACTCGTCGCGCGCGATCCGCCTCTATGCTCGCGGTGTCGCCGACGCCGTGCTGGAAGGCCGCAGCCAGGTCCTGCAGGACATCGTTGCCGCCGGTTCGGACGAGTTCGTCGAAGTCGACGAATCGTCGTCGGGCGAGCAGGCCTGA
- the ispC gene encoding 1-deoxy-D-xylulose-5-phosphate reductoisomerase has translation MPDTTIQRVTVLGATGSIGMSTLDVIARHPDRFEAFALTAQASVDRMVELCMRFSPRFAVMANPSAAAQLRDRLGGEGAPTEVLEGAGALIEVAQHDEVDAVMAAIVGAAGLAPTLAAARAGKRVLLANKEALVLSGALFMDAAAASGAQLLPIDSEHNAVFQALPHDYRRNADERGIRRILLTASGGPFRERSLESLQDVTPDEACAHPNWVMGRKISVDSATMMNKGLEVIEAHWLFGVPAERIDVVVHPQSVIHSMVEYADGSVLAQLGNPDMRTPIAHAMAYPERIDAGVRSLDLFEIARLTFERPDFARFPCLALAYQALREGGAAAAVLSAANEEAVAAFLDGRLGYRAIADVISATLERAQGLSVDSLDAIINADARARDIACTEILARSTSR, from the coding sequence ATGCCTGATACGACAATTCAACGCGTGACCGTGCTGGGGGCAACCGGCTCGATCGGCATGAGCACGCTCGACGTGATCGCGCGGCACCCGGACCGTTTCGAGGCGTTCGCGCTCACGGCCCAGGCCAGCGTCGACCGGATGGTGGAACTGTGCATGCGCTTTTCGCCGCGTTTCGCGGTGATGGCGAACCCGTCGGCGGCGGCGCAGTTGCGCGATCGCCTCGGGGGCGAAGGCGCGCCGACCGAAGTCCTCGAAGGCGCCGGGGCACTGATCGAGGTCGCGCAACATGACGAGGTCGATGCCGTGATGGCGGCCATCGTCGGTGCTGCCGGACTGGCCCCGACCCTGGCTGCGGCGCGTGCCGGCAAGCGGGTGTTGCTCGCAAACAAGGAGGCGCTGGTCCTGTCCGGTGCCTTGTTCATGGACGCGGCGGCGGCGAGCGGAGCGCAGTTGCTACCCATCGACAGCGAGCACAACGCGGTCTTCCAGGCACTGCCCCATGACTATCGCCGCAATGCGGACGAGCGTGGAATCCGGCGCATTCTGCTGACCGCATCCGGCGGCCCGTTCCGCGAGCGCTCCCTGGAGAGTCTGCAGGACGTGACGCCCGACGAGGCGTGTGCGCATCCCAATTGGGTGATGGGGCGGAAGATCTCGGTCGATTCGGCGACCATGATGAACAAGGGACTCGAAGTCATTGAGGCGCACTGGTTGTTCGGTGTGCCGGCCGAGCGTATCGATGTGGTCGTTCACCCGCAGAGCGTGATCCATTCGATGGTCGAATACGCGGACGGTTCGGTCCTGGCGCAGCTTGGGAACCCCGACATGCGCACGCCGATCGCACATGCGATGGCCTACCCGGAGCGTATCGACGCGGGGGTCCGTTCGCTGGACCTGTTCGAGATCGCGCGCCTGACGTTCGAACGGCCCGATTTCGCGCGTTTCCCCTGTCTGGCGCTCGCGTATCAGGCGCTTCGGGAAGGCGGGGCGGCGGCAGCGGTGCTCAGTGCCGCCAACGAGGAAGCGGTTGCGGCGTTCCTGGACGGGCGTCTGGGTTATCGCGCGATTGCCGACGTAATTTCGGCCACGCTGGAACGTGCGCAGGGCTTGTCGGTCGACTCGCTCGACGCAATCATCAATGCGGACGCCCGTGCTCGTGACATCGCGTGCACGGAGATCCTCGCGCGCTCGACGAGCCGATGA
- the pyrH gene encoding UMP kinase — protein sequence MSVAAYKRIMLKLSGEALMGDDAYGINEEVVSRIVAEIAEVARLGVQVGVVIGGGNIFRGMKGAASGMDRATADYMGMLATVMNAMALADAFRRAGVEARVQSALRIDQVVEPYIRGRAIRHMEEGRVVIFAAGTGNPFFTTDTAAALRGSEMAAQIVLKATKVDGVYTADPHKDPQAKRYHRISFDEAIGRNLAVMDTTAFALCRDQKLPINVFSIFKPGALKRVVLGEDEGTLVHS from the coding sequence ATGAGTGTCGCCGCCTACAAGCGCATCATGTTGAAACTGTCCGGCGAAGCCCTGATGGGTGACGACGCGTACGGCATCAACGAAGAGGTGGTCAGCCGCATCGTCGCCGAGATCGCCGAGGTCGCCCGCCTCGGTGTGCAGGTCGGCGTGGTGATCGGCGGCGGCAACATCTTCCGCGGCATGAAGGGGGCGGCGTCCGGCATGGACCGCGCCACCGCGGATTACATGGGCATGCTCGCGACGGTCATGAACGCGATGGCGCTGGCCGATGCGTTCCGCCGTGCCGGCGTCGAGGCGCGCGTGCAGTCGGCGCTGCGCATCGACCAGGTCGTCGAGCCCTATATCCGGGGGCGTGCCATCCGTCACATGGAGGAAGGGCGCGTCGTCATTTTCGCGGCCGGTACCGGCAACCCGTTCTTCACGACGGATACCGCTGCCGCACTGCGCGGGTCGGAAATGGCCGCGCAGATCGTGCTGAAGGCAACCAAGGTCGATGGCGTGTATACCGCGGACCCGCACAAGGACCCGCAGGCCAAGCGCTACCATCGCATCAGCTTCGACGAGGCGATCGGCCGCAACCTGGCCGTGATGGACACTACCGCGTTCGCGCTGTGCCGCGACCAGAAACTGCCGATCAACGTGTTCTCGATCTTCAAGCCGGGTGCGCTCAAGCGCGTCGTGCTGGGCGAAGACGAGGGCACGCTGGTCCATTCCTGA
- the uppS gene encoding polyprenyl diphosphate synthase, producing the protein MARKPFTSSTREIPEVAGVPRHIAIIMDGNGRWARKRFMPRVAGHGRGVESVRAVIRACIAKGVSHLTLFAFSSENWRRPADEVSFLMQLFMRSLQKEIDRLHENGIRFRVIGDLSRFEPALVDMIRRAEALTADNDRLTLTIAANYGGRWDILQAVERMLAKHPERRTGFTEEDLNAELSLNYGPEPDLFIRTGGEQRISNFLLWQLAYSELYFTDTLWPDFDEKALDLAIASYQSRERRFGRTSEQLCESGKLPALPTANSDAADHA; encoded by the coding sequence ATGGCGCGTAAACCCTTTACCAGCTCCACGCGCGAAATCCCGGAGGTGGCCGGCGTTCCGCGACATATCGCCATCATCATGGACGGTAACGGCCGCTGGGCGCGCAAGCGCTTCATGCCGCGCGTCGCCGGTCATGGCCGGGGCGTCGAATCCGTGCGCGCGGTCATCCGGGCGTGCATCGCGAAGGGGGTGTCCCATCTGACCCTGTTCGCCTTCAGCTCCGAAAACTGGCGCCGCCCCGCCGACGAAGTCTCGTTCCTGATGCAGCTCTTCATGCGTTCGCTGCAAAAGGAGATCGATCGCCTGCACGAGAACGGCATCCGCTTTCGCGTGATCGGCGATCTGTCCAGATTCGAGCCGGCACTGGTCGACATGATCCGGCGCGCAGAGGCGCTGACGGCCGACAACGACCGCCTCACGCTCACGATTGCGGCGAATTATGGCGGCCGCTGGGACATCCTTCAGGCAGTCGAGCGCATGCTGGCCAAGCATCCCGAGCGCCGTACCGGATTCACCGAAGAGGACTTGAATGCGGAGCTTTCGCTCAATTACGGTCCCGAGCCCGACCTCTTCATTCGAACGGGTGGCGAGCAGCGCATCAGCAATTTCCTGCTGTGGCAGCTCGCATACTCCGAACTCTATTTCACCGACACGCTCTGGCCGGATTTCGACGAGAAGGCGCTCGACCTGGCAATAGCGTCGTACCAGTCGCGCGAGCGCCGGTTCGGTCGCACCAGCGAGCAGCTATGTGAATCCGGCAAGCTGCCGGCACTGCCCACAGCGAACAGCGACGCGGCGGATCATGCTTAG
- a CDS encoding metal-sulfur cluster assembly factor gives MPDVESIKAVLRQVIDPEVGVNIVDLGLVYGIDITPDQISIRLTMTSPACPMGDLIMGDIDAALDAALPPEIGVVVNMVWDPPWTPEMMNKDARGHFGWKGHDDR, from the coding sequence TGGAGTCCATCAAGGCCGTGCTTCGCCAGGTCATCGATCCCGAGGTCGGAGTGAATATCGTCGATCTTGGTCTCGTTTACGGTATCGACATCACGCCGGACCAGATTTCGATCCGGCTGACGATGACGTCTCCAGCCTGTCCCATGGGTGACCTGATCATGGGTGATATCGATGCCGCTCTTGACGCGGCGCTACCACCCGAAATCGGGGTGGTGGTCAATATGGTGTGGGATCCGCCCTGGACGCCGGAGATGATGAACAAGGATGCACGTGGGCATTTCGGCTGGAAGGGGCACGATGACCGCTGA